The Thermotoga sp. SG1 region CCCCGCTGTCAACTGAAGCGTTGTTCATGTCGAGTCCTATCTTCACCCAGCCGGGATTCAGCACCGCGTACGGTCTCAATCTCCCTGTGAGTTCTTTATCCGGTATGTAGATATCGTACTCGAGGATCTCACACTCAGAAAGTTGATCGAATTTTCTAACCACCCTCACCTCTTCCCAGTCACTCTTTCCAGGAAGTATTACATTCATCTGGAAAGCACCGTTTCCCACTTCACCGTTCCACTCGATATCTGGTGTTTTGAACTCTGCCTGCCATGTTCCGCTGTTCCACCAGTTCTTGACTTCCCCAGGACTGGAAAAATCTACTTCTTCTACGAGAACGTACCGTGCTCTGTTCATGACCTTCACTTTAATCGTGTCTTTCACCGTTTCTTTCCTGAAATGGGCCTCAAGGAACATCCCGTGCTCTCCGTCTGGAATCTGTGTCGTATCGAACTCGAATCCATAAACTCCGTATCCGAGATGTTTTATCTCATCTTCAAAGAGCAGATTTTCAACCCCAACGGAAATTCCTTCGAACGTGTTGCTGTAGTCGAAGACACCCACCCTCACCTTCACAGTCTTTTTGATCTCCTGACCATCCTTTGGTGTGATGAACATGCAGGTATCTTCCCTTTTATCTTCACCTGTACTGAACAGTTTTGCGTACTCCCTGATCAACTTCGCTTCTTCACTTTCATCGTTCACTATTCTGAAACCGTCGTAATCGGGGTAGTAGCCCTCTTCGTCTCTGTCCCATCCTTCACCGATACCTGCTAGCATCCAGAACATGGCTCCACTTCCCCCAAGATCGTAAACCAGGTCGTTCCACAGTTTGTAAATGGCAACTCTGTTGACCGGAGCGCTTTTGGGAATACCGTACTCTTCCAGAACGACGGGTTTTCCAATCTCTTTTGCGATCTTTATGTGATCTTCTATCCACTTTGCTCCCCACTGTGCGTAGTTCTCAGGGCTCACACCCCAGTGGGAGGGGTAGAGATGGAACGTTCCAAAATCCACCGTCTCTATCTCCAAAAGTCTCTTCCAGTCAACGCCGGACCATCCGTTGTAGGCCCACTCGGCTTCTTCACCGTAAGGTCTGAAACCTTCGTAGTTGTTGAAGAATCCCTCGTCTCCCACGGCAACCAGGTGGTTTGGATCCAGACTCTTTATGTAAGCACTCATCTCCTTTACCCATTCGACGAGTGTGTTACCAGATTTGTCCGTTTCACACCTGGGTTCGTTCGCCAGTTCCCACGCCATGATGGTGGGCTCTTCCCTGTAAGGAACTCCCGTGTAGGTGTTCACCCGGTTTATGAGGAAGGACACGTATTTTTTGTATTCTTCTTTGATCTTCTCGTTTCTGTAGAAGTCATCGTGATGGGTGCCTCCAAACCATCTCACGTATTGATTCATTCCACCGAAATCGTCCCAGTTGTTCACAAGAACGATGATGAGTTTTATACCCAGTTCCTTTGCCTTCGCTATCGTGTAGTCGAGCCTTTCAAAACCGTCCTGAGCGTTCGTACCCTCTGGCAATCCAAATACTCCCGGTTCTGGGTGCATGTAGGTGTTCTTGTCACGGCAGTAACTCTCACCATCGAGGAATCCCCAGATCCTGAGAACTTTCACCCCCATGGCTTTTGCACTTTCAAGGACGCTGTCTATCATTCGATTGCTCTTGTAGTGCATGTAGTAGTTGTTGCTTCCGACGAATCTGAACTCTTCCCCGTTCAGGATGAATCTGCCGTTTTCCACTCTCACGAACTCATCGTTTGCAAAAAGGATGATGGATAGTACTGGAATCAAAAATGAGAACAAAAGTTTTCTCATATGAATCCCCTCCATTAATTAGTAATCTAGACTTATTTATAGTTCCTTCAGAAGAAAATGTACCATCTTTCCTCCTGCGAAGTCAAGTGTCATTTTTCATGATTTCTGGTTTTTACAGCCAACTATCCGGGATTATTCTGAATCAGATGACGAAATCTCAAAATTTCTTCGGTTTGAACACATCCTCCAGGTTTTCAAAGTGCTTTTTTCTTTCCTGGTAAATCCTCTGGAAGGTCTCTTTGAAGAGAACGTCCACAACGGCGATTTCGCCGATGTTTTCCCTCAGAAACTCGTAGATATCGTACTTCACGGGAGGGCTCTGAAGAACAAGGTGAGCCACCCTTGCCAGTTCAGAATCTTTGTTCGTTGTGATGGCGATCGTTTTCGCACCCATGTCCTTTGCCACCTGGGTGGATTTCACCGTGTCCCTTATGTTCCCAGTGTGGCTGATCGAAATCACCAGATCTTCTTCTGTAAGATTCACCGCCTCTATCACCTGAACGTGAGGGTCGTTGGAAAAGAACGTGTGGAAACCAAGGAGCGAAAACTTTAAACTCGCATACTCTGAGACCACTCCAGAAAGCCCCACTCCGAAAAAGAGCACCCGCCGGGCTGAGAGGATCCACTCCACCGCCTGCTCCACATCTTTCATGTTCAGTGTGTTTTTCAAACGTTTCAGTATCTCTATCTCCTCATCTATGAAATCATGTCTTTCTATCGCCTCTTCTATACCACTCAACTCTCTCGCCAGAGTGATCTTGAAGGCCTGATAGCCGTCGAAATCGAGTTTTTTGATCACCCTGTGAATCGTGGTTTCACTCACACCCACAATCTTTGCAAACTCCGTTATCGAGTAGTGTATGACATCATCCGGTTTTTCCAGGATGTAATCAGCCACCCTCCGCTCAGCGGGGCTGAACTGTGTGTATATGTTCAATATCCTATCCTTTACCTTCAACCTCCCACTCCTCTTTCAACAGGTGTTTCCTTTCCAGAAATACCTCAAGTTGCTCGTAAGCGTACCTTTCTGCTTCTTCGTCCGATAGAGATTTTACCTCTTCTGCGAACCTGGCGGTTCTTGCAAAGTAAAACGGTAGAAGGTTCTCCACCACCGTTTTATCCCTCGTCTTTCTGTATTGAACGGCGCTTCTGTAGAGAAGATCAACCCAGGAGGTAAGACTGAGTGTTCCGTCTTTTCTCACTTCTCCTACGGCACTCTCGTTCACGTATTCTGGAACGACCAGTGTTTCTTTTGCAAGTTTTTTAAGATTGTCCACATCTATGCTCATCGGTGGAATTTCTTCTTCCGGTGTTTCACCGTAAATAGGTACATCTTCAATGTTCCACACACTCATCCATCTGTTCTGATAGATGACCATCAACTCAAAGAGTGTTCCCACTACCTGAAGGAACATTCCCTTGAGGTGTTTTCCAGGATCCTTGACATCGTGGATCTTGGTACCAAGGGCTGCCTGAAGGATCCTTCCAGATTCGTTTATGGCGGTCGTGGTCATCCAGATATCGATACCGAATCTTGCAACGTCCGTTCTCCACGTCTCTTCCGGTTTTTCTAAGTAAATCTCAAGGAGTTTTTTTCCGACGCCGAAGTCTCCCCCGATGGGCTGTCTCACCTTCTTCCCGTAGAGGGCGGACGTCATGGGAAAACAGACGTTGTTTGTGATCGTGCCATCGAATCTGTGTCTCAGATAAAACGGTGCAACGTAGTCTGCTTCTCCTTTCAGTATGGGTCCTGCGAGTCTTTCTACCCACCATGGCTTCACACTTCTCAGGTCGGAGTCGAGAAACACCACCGCCTGTGCTCCCTGTTCAAGGGAGAACTCCATAATGGCCTTCATGGCACTTCCTTTTCCCGGAATCCCCTCGTAGACGAAACTCTCCTTTGGGATGCCGAAGGTGTCCGTTTCCATGAATCTTTCTCTTGTTCTGTCGGACGATCCACCGTCTGAATTCACAATCATTCCGTCTCCATCGAAGAACTCCATTATACCCTTCGCCGCCACTTTTGCAACGTGGGAAATCGTCCCTGCGTTGTTGAAACTAGGTATTCCAACGACAACTTTCATACCAATACCTCCCTGCTCAGTATCTCTTCCAGTCTTTCCAGACTGAAGTGTTTCTTTCCAACTTCGAAGTTGTGTTCCACCGTTTCTCTGTAGAGAGAAGGATCACACAAAAGCCCTGAAAGTTCCTCCACCGCTTTCTGCAGAGCGCTCTCTTCAACCTTCACGAGGTTTTCTCTTCTGAAGTAACGGTCTCCCAGATTGATGTACTTCAACCCTACCGGTTTTATGTCGGACTTGAACACCTCGTATTCGAAAAGAACAACCGGTTTTTTCGCCGCTATCGCTTCAAGGAGTTGATTTCCCCACCCCTCAAGGATGGTGGGATACGTGACAAAATCGGCAACATTGTAGAGTTTCCAGAAAAAGGAGGTGTCTTCTTTCACCCTCTCGCTGAAGATCAAAAGCGGAACATCTTTCAGGAGAGCGTACTCTTTCAACTCTTCAAGGTAAGATACGTCTTCACAGAGACCGGAAAACACGAGGACAATCTCGCCACTGAACACACTGCCGTTGTAGAGAGGAGTTTTTCTCTTAAGGGTTTTTTTCAGGAAAGCCACAACGTCTATTGAAAGTTCGATCGCTTTTCTTCTGTCGATCCTTGTTGCCTGAAGGGCAACGATCGTTCCTGGATCTATACCGAGTTCTTCTCTCATCCTGTGATACATATCTTCGGAGGTGATCGGCCTTTCAAAATCCATAACGTTCGGTACCACAACTGGATCTATGCCCTTTCTTTTCTGAAGTTCCTTCTTTGCGATCGAGTTTATGACCACATGCTTCACATCTGGAAGATCCGGTGGGAAGTGTCTTTCCAGTATCTCTCTCAACCTTTCGCTTCTTGGAATCAGGTGCTTTCGCTCCCACCAGAAATCGTGGTGGTGCGCGATGAATTTCTTTTTCAGTTTCGAAAGGGCAAGGCCAAGTGGTGGAAAGAGCCCCAGGGACCAGATGTTGTTTGGAACGACAAGGTCGTAGTCTTTCAAAATTGCCCCCAGGATACGAAGGAGTTCTTCCTCTTTCTTCTTCATAAAACTCAGAAAATCCTCTTCATCAGAAAAATCCGTCACACCTTTGAAGAAATTTCTGTTTATCTTCTCGAAGTCTGGATTTTCAAACCCGATTTCCTCCACAACCACATCGACTCCTTCTTTTCTGTTTCCTGCCACGATGTGAACCTCATGCCCCATTCTCGTCAGGACCTTCTTCCACTTTTCCATCTCGAGTGAAACACCGTCCATGAGACCTCCACGGTAGTGAAGGAGCGCTATCTTCACGCTTTCTCCTCACTTTCAAAGAGTTCCACCAGATAATCGTAGGTTCTTCTCTTCATTCGAAGTTCGTTCAACTCCCTTGCCAGTTTCTCCTCGCCCTGAAGGTGAAAGAGTGAAAGTTCCATTTCTTTCTTCGTTCTGAGAAGAGAAAAGTACCTGTGTTTTGACTTGACGTCATCTCTTCCAGAAAGTCTGGAGGTCTCTGCGTCGAGTTCAGAAACGGTCTTTTTCAAAAGGTCCACCGCTTCGTCTTCTGGTGAACTCTCAAGATGCAGAACGGGAAACTCTGGAAAGTTCAAAATAGACAGTTCAGAAGGTCGCATCGCACCAGAGAGCGGTTCGATCCGTCTTGTTCCTATCTGAAGAGGTTTTAAATCTTCCACTTCTTCCAGATAGGGGTTGAAGACCCAAAGGGAAGTCCCATTAACACCAACCCACGGGAGTTTTGATTTGAAAAGGACACGCTCGTTTTCTTCACCATCGGATTCGATCTCTAGAAACAGTGGAGGACAGTCAAAGAGGGTGTACCACCTGAAAAATTCCTCGCTTCTTGGATGGCTCTCAAGTTCCATAAAGGAAAGCCTCATCGAAAAATTCCCTTCACACTTTGCTCCAGGAACGTACATCATGGGACCTGCGTCCCCCACTCTACCCTCTACATCCTTTGCTATCCACTCGATCGATCTCACAAGTGTTACGTGCACCCTTTTGTTCTCCATCCAGTACTCTCTCAGACCTTTTGCAAGGAAGGTTTTCGACATTTTTCCATCGTATATGGAGACAAAACCCTGGAATGGAAATTCCCTCACCACACCCGTTTCTCTTGCTGCAAGGAAAGTTCCTTTCAAACTCTCAGGGAGGGATTCTGGTAGTAGATAATCGTCTTTTTCCTCTCTTTTCACCACGTCGAAGGGCATCTTTGCAAAGATCTCTCCTGTTCCTGTCTCGTAACTCATCGAAAGTTTGTAGTTTTTTCCCTTCGTGTTCAGAACCAGATTCCACTTCACAAGTGGTGTTTCATCGAAGACGATTCTTTCTTTCGTTTCAACACGGCACAGATGTGACTGAACGATTCTTTCCATCTCAACAACCATGGAATGTTCTGTTCGGGAGACGATGTCGAGTTTTTTCAGAGTCACGGAGAAATCCGTTTCTTCAACGAAGGTGGAGTAGGTATCACCCTTTTCCTCGAACAGATTCAAAACACCTGATCTTTTCCCGTTCAAGAGAAGAGAGCCGTCTTTTTCAAAGTGGGCCTCGTAGTAGTTGTTTTTCCATGACAGGTCCTTGTTTGTTTCTTTTTTCTGACTGGCGGTTTCGACCCTGAAAAATCCCGCACCGTCTGTTCTTAGCCGAACTGTCCTCTCACCGTCGCAGTACCAGTGGTCATAAGGAAATGAAGAAAGAGAAAAAACATAAAGACCTCTTTTCAGTCTTGCTTTCTCCACAAGTTCTTTCAACTTTTCTTCCACGGATCTTTTTAGAAGAAAGTACATCCTCCTGTATGTTCTCTCCATCTTTTCATGGACAGGATCAACACACACTCCACAGATGTTGTCGTGTGCGAGGGTCTTCAGGTACTCTCTCCACAGGATTTCCTGAGGCTTTTCACCGTTCAGAGCAGAAAGAATATCTTCCAGTTTCAGAAGATCTTCGATGAGGTCGCTTTCCAGTTTCAGATACACCCTGGTGGAAAGCGTTCCGGGAAAGGTGCAGGCGTATCTCCCAGAAAGGAGTTCTTCAGAAAGAACGGGAACGTCCCCGGGAAATCTTTCAGGGAAATCTTCCGGTGAAACGATCTGGATATTCAGATACTCCTGAGGGTCCTCTGGAGAAAGGTCTATATCGTATCCATCGAGAAGCAGCACTTCATCGGATCTTGAGAACCTTTTCAGTTTTTTCTTTTCGTGCTTCAGTCTTTTCTCTGCCATCTCTTTTGTCTCTTTCAGGTTGTACAGGTTTCTGTAGCCTCCCACAAGAAATACGGCCTGAACCGTTGTACCATCGCTTCCTTTCCAGAGGAACTCCTGGGAGATCTCGTCGTTCTCGAAAGAAACACCCCGCCAGAGAAAGACTTTCTCTATCCCGAACAATTTGTGTACCTGTGGGCCCTGAGATATGTGACCGAAGTTGTCAAGAAGCCATCCCACCTTCATGCATTTTCCGAGTTTCTCCGCATCGTACTTTCCCACCTCCAGATTCTTCAGTATGGACGGTTCCTTTGGTATCCTCCAGTCTATCTGCGTGTAATAGGGTCCTACCAGAAGTTTTCCTTCTTTAACCAGTTTTTTGAGGTCTTTCTCCACCTGTGGGTTTTCCGTGAGAAGATCTTCGATCACGGCCGTCTGGCCGTCCATCACGTAGACAAAGTCTGGATTTTTTTCAGAAAGGTCCTTCACCCTGGAAAAAACTTCTCCCAGCCAGCGAGAAGTCACTTCTGAAGTGGTAAACCACTCTCTGTCCCAGTGATTGTGGACGATCACCTTCTCCTTCATGAAAGCCTCTCTCCCGTTTCTGGATGGAAAAGGTGTATCTTCTCAAGATCTATGAAGAATTCGATCTTTTCTCCACTTTTGAAATCAACGTCTCCCGGAATCTTTGCAACGATTTTTTCACTTCCAACGTTCAGATGGAGAATCGTGTCCGACATGAGTTTTTCAGCAAAATACACTTCTCCTTCCAGTTTGACGGTACTTGGTTTTTCTTTCAAATAAACGTTCTCGGGACGTACACCAAGGACAACTCTCGAAATCTTTGGATCAGTTTTCAAAGGGATCGATATGGCATTTCTCTCAAGAAAGATGCTGGTTCCCTGAGATTTCACTTCCATCTCCAGAAAGTTCATCTGTGGTGATCCTACAAATCCTGCAACGAAGATGTTCACAGGATGATGGTATATCTCAGAAGGTGTTCCTACTTGCTGGAGCTTTCCTTGATTCATCACGGCGATTCTGTCTCCCATCGTCATCGCTTCCGTCTGGTCGTGTGTCACGTAGATGGTGGTGACACCTATTCTTTCTTGGAGTTTCTTTAACTCGCTTCTCATTTTCACACGAAGGAGGGCATCGAGGTTTGAAAGGGGCTCATCCATCAGGAGTACTTCAGGTTCATGAACGATCGCGCGGGCAACGGCAACCCTCTGTCTCTGACCACCCGAAAGCTGGGCAGGGTACCTGTCGAGAAGTTCCGATATGTGAAGAAGATCCGCTGCCCAGTTCACCCTCTTTTCGATCTCTTCCTTTGGAACCTTCTTGAGTTTGAGGGGATATCCTATGTTGTCTCTCACCTTCATGTGAGGCCAGACTGCGTAGCTCTGGAAAACCATGGAGATGTTCCTGTCTTTCGGTGCAAGGTTCGTCACCTCACGGTCGTTGAAGAAGATTCTTCCCTCTGTTACCTGCTCAAGTCCTGCTATACACCTCAAGAGGGTGGTTTTTCCACATCCCGAAGGTCCCAGCAAAACGAGGAACTCTCCTTCGTTCACTGTGAGGTCGATACCATCGAGTGCCTTCACGTTCCCGAAATATTTTTTCACTCCTTCTATTCTCACCTGAGCCAATTCCTATCACCTCTCACTTTAAGGTGATACCCCACATGCTCACGAGGTACTTTCTGATGAAGAATATGAACACCATCGCAGGAATCGCCATGATCGTTCCCGCAGCGAACTTGAAGTAGTCGGGTGATGCCATGGCGGTGTTGAGGATGTGTGCGGGAAGCGTTCTGTTCGTCAGTGTCAGAATCGAAGAGGCAAAGACTTCGTTCCAGGACATGATAAAAGCAAATATGGCAGAAGCAGCGAGTCCGGGAAGTGCAAGAGGAAGTGTGATTCTCAAAAAAGCCTGGAACCTGCTCAATCCGAAGACCATCCCCGCCTCTTCGTATTCAACAGAGATCCCGGAGAACACACTGGAGGTGATGAGAACAACAAAGGGCAGTATCATCGAAGCGTGTGCCAGTGCCACACCGAGTGTGGTGTCTGCAAGATTCAGCCTCATGTAAAGAACCACAAGAGGAACTGCGACTACGATGAGGGGAATCGATCTTGTCATGAGCATGGAGAGTCTGATGGCGTTCTTTCCCGGAAAGACATATCTTGTGATGGCGTATCCGGCGGGAAGCCCTAAAAGAAACGAGATTCCTATCGAAACGAGGGCCACCTGAATACTGGTCAGCGTTGCCTTACCACCTCCCAGTGTGACGAAGAGTTTGTAGAGATGATCAAGGGTGAGACTGCTCGGAAGTATTTTGTTTGGATCGTAGTAGTCCGATGAAGGTGTGAGCGATGCAAGGACGATGAAAAATACCGGAGTTAAAAACCACAGAGATACGATCACAGATAGAAAGACGATGAAAAATCTTCTCATCATCGCGCCCCCTCCAGGTGTTTTGCCCTGAGGAACGTTATGTAGAACCAGCTGACGATGATCGTAACGAGGGCGATCACCAGTGCATAAGCGCTGGCCATCTTCGGGTCGTTCATGAAGGTGTACCAGTAGTAGGTTTCACCGGCCAGAACCGGGATGTCCCTTCCTGCAAGAAGCCAAACGACACCGAATATCTGAAACGCAAACAGAGTTCTCAAGAGGAGTGCCGACATGATAGATGGTTTCAAAAGAGGAAGGATGATCTT contains the following coding sequences:
- a CDS encoding cellulase family glycosylhydrolase, translated to MRKLLFSFLIPVLSIILFANDEFVRVENGRFILNGEEFRFVGSNNYYMHYKSNRMIDSVLESAKAMGVKVLRIWGFLDGESYCRDKNTYMHPEPGVFGLPEGTNAQDGFERLDYTIAKAKELGIKLIIVLVNNWDDFGGMNQYVRWFGGTHHDDFYRNEKIKEEYKKYVSFLINRVNTYTGVPYREEPTIMAWELANEPRCETDKSGNTLVEWVKEMSAYIKSLDPNHLVAVGDEGFFNNYEGFRPYGEEAEWAYNGWSGVDWKRLLEIETVDFGTFHLYPSHWGVSPENYAQWGAKWIEDHIKIAKEIGKPVVLEEYGIPKSAPVNRVAIYKLWNDLVYDLGGSGAMFWMLAGIGEGWDRDEEGYYPDYDGFRIVNDESEEAKLIREYAKLFSTGEDKREDTCMFITPKDGQEIKKTVKVRVGVFDYSNTFEGISVGVENLLFEDEIKHLGYGVYGFEFDTTQIPDGEHGMFLEAHFRKETVKDTIKVKVMNRARYVLVEEVDFSSPGEVKNWWNSGTWQAEFKTPDIEWNGEVGNGAFQMNVILPGKSDWEEVRVVRKFDQLSECEILEYDIYIPDKELTGRLRPYAVLNPGWVKIGLDMNNASVDSGELVSFDGKKYRKFHVRIEFDKTPGVNELHIGVVGDHLEYDGPIFIDNVRLYKKSS
- a CDS encoding MurR/RpiR family transcriptional regulator gives rise to the protein MKVKDRILNIYTQFSPAERRVADYILEKPDDVIHYSITEFAKIVGVSETTIHRVIKKLDFDGYQAFKITLARELSGIEEAIERHDFIDEEIEILKRLKNTLNMKDVEQAVEWILSARRVLFFGVGLSGVVSEYASLKFSLLGFHTFFSNDPHVQVIEAVNLTEEDLVISISHTGNIRDTVKSTQVAKDMGAKTIAITTNKDSELARVAHLVLQSPPVKYDIYEFLRENIGEIAVVDVLFKETFQRIYQERKKHFENLEDVFKPKKF
- a CDS encoding glycosyltransferase; its protein translation is MKVVVGIPSFNNAGTISHVAKVAAKGIMEFFDGDGMIVNSDGGSSDRTRERFMETDTFGIPKESFVYEGIPGKGSAMKAIMEFSLEQGAQAVVFLDSDLRSVKPWWVERLAGPILKGEADYVAPFYLRHRFDGTITNNVCFPMTSALYGKKVRQPIGGDFGVGKKLLEIYLEKPEETWRTDVARFGIDIWMTTTAINESGRILQAALGTKIHDVKDPGKHLKGMFLQVVGTLFELMVIYQNRWMSVWNIEDVPIYGETPEEEIPPMSIDVDNLKKLAKETLVVPEYVNESAVGEVRKDGTLSLTSWVDLLYRSAVQYRKTRDKTVVENLLPFYFARTARFAEEVKSLSDEEAERYAYEQLEVFLERKHLLKEEWEVEGKG
- the mggS gene encoding mannosylglucosylglycerate synthase, whose protein sequence is MKIALLHYRGGLMDGVSLEMEKWKKVLTRMGHEVHIVAGNRKEGVDVVVEEIGFENPDFEKINRNFFKGVTDFSDEEDFLSFMKKKEEELLRILGAILKDYDLVVPNNIWSLGLFPPLGLALSKLKKKFIAHHHDFWWERKHLIPRSERLREILERHFPPDLPDVKHVVINSIAKKELQKRKGIDPVVVPNVMDFERPITSEDMYHRMREELGIDPGTIVALQATRIDRRKAIELSIDVVAFLKKTLKRKTPLYNGSVFSGEIVLVFSGLCEDVSYLEELKEYALLKDVPLLIFSERVKEDTSFFWKLYNVADFVTYPTILEGWGNQLLEAIAAKKPVVLFEYEVFKSDIKPVGLKYINLGDRYFRRENLVKVEESALQKAVEELSGLLCDPSLYRETVEHNFEVGKKHFSLERLEEILSREVLV
- a CDS encoding alpha-mannosidase, whose protein sequence is MKEKVIVHNHWDREWFTTSEVTSRWLGEVFSRVKDLSEKNPDFVYVMDGQTAVIEDLLTENPQVEKDLKKLVKEGKLLVGPYYTQIDWRIPKEPSILKNLEVGKYDAEKLGKCMKVGWLLDNFGHISQGPQVHKLFGIEKVFLWRGVSFENDEISQEFLWKGSDGTTVQAVFLVGGYRNLYNLKETKEMAEKRLKHEKKKLKRFSRSDEVLLLDGYDIDLSPEDPQEYLNIQIVSPEDFPERFPGDVPVLSEELLSGRYACTFPGTLSTRVYLKLESDLIEDLLKLEDILSALNGEKPQEILWREYLKTLAHDNICGVCVDPVHEKMERTYRRMYFLLKRSVEEKLKELVEKARLKRGLYVFSLSSFPYDHWYCDGERTVRLRTDGAGFFRVETASQKKETNKDLSWKNNYYEAHFEKDGSLLLNGKRSGVLNLFEEKGDTYSTFVEETDFSVTLKKLDIVSRTEHSMVVEMERIVQSHLCRVETKERIVFDETPLVKWNLVLNTKGKNYKLSMSYETGTGEIFAKMPFDVVKREEKDDYLLPESLPESLKGTFLAARETGVVREFPFQGFVSIYDGKMSKTFLAKGLREYWMENKRVHVTLVRSIEWIAKDVEGRVGDAGPMMYVPGAKCEGNFSMRLSFMELESHPRSEEFFRWYTLFDCPPLFLEIESDGEENERVLFKSKLPWVGVNGTSLWVFNPYLEEVEDLKPLQIGTRRIEPLSGAMRPSELSILNFPEFPVLHLESSPEDEAVDLLKKTVSELDAETSRLSGRDDVKSKHRYFSLLRTKKEMELSLFHLQGEEKLARELNELRMKRRTYDYLVELFESEEKA
- a CDS encoding ABC transporter ATP-binding protein, translated to MAQVRIEGVKKYFGNVKALDGIDLTVNEGEFLVLLGPSGCGKTTLLRCIAGLEQVTEGRIFFNDREVTNLAPKDRNISMVFQSYAVWPHMKVRDNIGYPLKLKKVPKEEIEKRVNWAADLLHISELLDRYPAQLSGGQRQRVAVARAIVHEPEVLLMDEPLSNLDALLRVKMRSELKKLQERIGVTTIYVTHDQTEAMTMGDRIAVMNQGKLQQVGTPSEIYHHPVNIFVAGFVGSPQMNFLEMEVKSQGTSIFLERNAISIPLKTDPKISRVVLGVRPENVYLKEKPSTVKLEGEVYFAEKLMSDTILHLNVGSEKIVAKIPGDVDFKSGEKIEFFIDLEKIHLFHPETGERLS
- a CDS encoding carbohydrate ABC transporter permease, with product MMRRFFIVFLSVIVSLWFLTPVFFIVLASLTPSSDYYDPNKILPSSLTLDHLYKLFVTLGGGKATLTSIQVALVSIGISFLLGLPAGYAITRYVFPGKNAIRLSMLMTRSIPLIVVAVPLVVLYMRLNLADTTLGVALAHASMILPFVVLITSSVFSGISVEYEEAGMVFGLSRFQAFLRITLPLALPGLAASAIFAFIMSWNEVFASSILTLTNRTLPAHILNTAMASPDYFKFAAGTIMAIPAMVFIFFIRKYLVSMWGITLK